In Zunongwangia sp. HGR-M22, the sequence ATACAACACCTAGCAGGAATTAATGCCGCTAAGACTAAAGTTGTGATTAACAACGATCCAGAAGCGCCTTTCTTTAAAGCAGCAGATTATGGAGTTGTGGGGGATGCTTTTGAAATTGTTCCTAAACTAAATGAAAAATTGAAAGAATTTAAAGAGAAAAACGCATAAATTTTATAACTTGCACCCCTTTAAAGGGCTGTCTAAATCCGGTAAAATGCCCTATTTAGACAGCCTTTTTTAATTTATGGAATATGAGTTTAGTGCGTCTGAATATCAAGGGAATATCATACAGTCAAACCCAGAATGGAGCGTATGCTCTTATATTAAATGAAGTTGGTGGGGATAGAAAATTACCTATAGTAATTGGTGCGTTCGAAGCCCAATCGATAGCCATTGCGCTAGAAAAAGAAATTAGGCCTCCAAGACCTTTAACCCACGATCTTTTCAAAAATTTCTCTGATCGTTTTGAAATTAACGTAAAGCAAGTCATCATTCACAAATTAGTAGACGGTGTTTTTTATTCAAGCTTAATTTGTGAACGCGATAAAATCGAAGAAATTATCGATGCTCGAACAAGCGATGCCATTGCATTGGCTTTAAGATTTGATGCTCCTATTTTTACCTATAAAAATATCCTTGAAAAAGCAGGTATTTTTCTTCAGGGTGAAGAGAAACAACATAGAGAAAAAGAGGAAGATCGTGAAGAAATTATTTCTGAAGAATTACTATCAGACGACATAGAAATTTCAAAAGAAGATAATAATTATAAGAAGCTATCCTTAAGCGAACTTGAAAGTTTATTATCACAGGCTGTACAAAACGAAGATTACGAAAAAGCTGCCAGTTTAAGAGATGAAATCTCTAAGAGACAATAACACCCCACTTAAAATATGAAGAGATTATTATGCTTTCTTTTTTTTATAATTTTGAGTTTTCCAACATTGCAGGCTCAAAGTATTACGAAAAGCTGGAAGATCGAAACGAACGTAGATAGCCTTTCTAACGACATTTTTCAAAAGGGCAGCATTCTCACCATAAACAACGGAAGATTTAATTTCACCAAAGAAGAAGACACTATTTCTCGTGGTGATTATATGTTCCAAAACGATATTTTGGTATTCTTCTATACCCAACCCAAAAAGAACATGGTGAATTATAGAGTCACTAAACTATCAGACTCTTCCATGGTGCTTAAAAGTGGAAAAAAAGGAATTCAACTTATCGAACATCAGCAAGAAATTAATGAAATTATTCCTGCTGAAACTTCAAAAAAAATTATCGCCAATCAGGGAATTACAACTACAGGAATATTACGCGGTGTATTAGGTATGTTTTCGCTGCTTTTATTAGCATTTTTATGTAGTAGTAATAGAAAAGCCATTAACTGGAAAACAGTTGGTATCGGCCTGGCAATGCAATTGTTGCTAGCTTACGGAGTTTTAAAAATTGGCTGGGTACAATCTACTTTTGAATTTGTAGGTAAGATTTTCGTGAAAATATTGGAGTTTACCGCTGCCGGGAGCGAATTCCTTTTAGGCGGACTTATGGATACCTCTAGTTTTGGTTATATATTTTTATTTCAGGTATTACCAACCATTATTTTCTTTTCGGCATTAACTTCTATTCTTTTTTACTACGGAATAATACAAATTGTTGTTAGAGGTTTTGCACTGGTACTTACCAAGCTTCTAGGAATATCGGGAGCAGAAAGTTTAAACGTAGCAGGAAATATTTTCTTAGGGCAAACTGAAGCACCATTAATGATTAAAGCTTATTTGGAACGAATGACGCGTTCTGAAATCTTATTGGTAATGATTGGTGGTATGGCTACCGTAGCAGGTGGTGTTCTTGCCGCATACATTGGTTTTCTAGGTGGCGACGATCCCGTTGCACGACTAGAATTTGCTAAACATTTATTAGCAGCTTCAGTAATGGCAGCTCCAGGAGCGATTGTTATATCGAAGATTCTTTACCCTCAACAGGAAAAAGTAAATACAGATGTCGAAGTTTCTTCAGAAAAAATAGGCTCAAATGTTTTAGATGCGATTGCCATTGGTACTACTGAAGGTTTAAAACTAGCCGCAAATGTGGGGGCGATGTTATTAGTATTTGTAGGCTTAATAGCAATGATCAATTACGGATTTGCCAAAGTTGGTGAACTCACACACCTAAACGGCTTTTTAGCTGAAAA encodes:
- a CDS encoding NupC/NupG family nucleoside CNT transporter, yielding MKRLLCFLFFIILSFPTLQAQSITKSWKIETNVDSLSNDIFQKGSILTINNGRFNFTKEEDTISRGDYMFQNDILVFFYTQPKKNMVNYRVTKLSDSSMVLKSGKKGIQLIEHQQEINEIIPAETSKKIIANQGITTTGILRGVLGMFSLLLLAFLCSSNRKAINWKTVGIGLAMQLLLAYGVLKIGWVQSTFEFVGKIFVKILEFTAAGSEFLLGGLMDTSSFGYIFLFQVLPTIIFFSALTSILFYYGIIQIVVRGFALVLTKLLGISGAESLNVAGNIFLGQTEAPLMIKAYLERMTRSEILLVMIGGMATVAGGVLAAYIGFLGGDDPVARLEFAKHLLAASVMAAPGAIVISKILYPQQEKVNTDVEVSSEKIGSNVLDAIAIGTTEGLKLAANVGAMLLVFVGLIAMINYGFAKVGELTHLNGFLAENTPYQTFSIEAVLGTIFAPLMWLIGVAKEDMMLMGQLLGIKLAASEFVGYIQLAELKNAASGLSFTYQKSIIMATYMLCGFANFASIGIQLGGIGSLAPGQRKNLSEFGIKAVIGGTLASLLSATIAGMIIG
- a CDS encoding bifunctional nuclease family protein — its product is MSLVRLNIKGISYSQTQNGAYALILNEVGGDRKLPIVIGAFEAQSIAIALEKEIRPPRPLTHDLFKNFSDRFEINVKQVIIHKLVDGVFYSSLICERDKIEEIIDARTSDAIALALRFDAPIFTYKNILEKAGIFLQGEEKQHREKEEDREEIISEELLSDDIEISKEDNNYKKLSLSELESLLSQAVQNEDYEKAASLRDEISKRQ